One part of the Gossypium raimondii isolate GPD5lz chromosome 1, ASM2569854v1, whole genome shotgun sequence genome encodes these proteins:
- the LOC105774045 gene encoding uncharacterized protein LOC105774045, translating into MILDSVAKQSNLDCFLQCTTPTVRSQLLPKSEFGSLNRLWHPWERENVEYFTLNDLWDCYDEWSAYGAGVPIVLNDNETLVQYYVPYLSAIQIFTSNLREEIESGDGDCFSDSWSTDESESDKLWRWDGCCSSEDGGSDQDSVCHLNNRLGYLYFQYFETSTPYGRVPLMDKINGLSRSYPGLMSLRSIDLSPASWMAVSWYPIYHIPMGRTIKDLSTCFLTYHTLSSSFQEIDPEDDIKLAEKNQKEKEGNISLPPFGLATYKMQGDVWLSSSSCGGGDQERLLSLLSVADSWLKQLSVQHHDFNYFSGIRRG; encoded by the exons ATGATTTTGGACTCTGTTGCAAAGCAATCCAATCTCGATTGCTTCCTTCAATGCACAACTCCCACTGTTAGATCTCAACTCCTCCCTAAG aGTGAATTTGGGAGCTTGAATCGATTATGGCATCCATGGGAAAGAGAAAACGTTGAATATTTCACATTAAATGATTTATGGGATTGTTATGATGAATGGAGTGCTTATGGTGCTGGTGTTCCTATTGTCTTAAACGACAATGAAACCTTGGTTCAATATTATGTTCCTTATTTGTCTGCAATTCAAATCTTTACAAGCAATTTAAG GGAAGAGATAGAATCTGGTGATGGTGATTGTTTTAGTGATTCATGGAGTACTGATGAGAGTGAAAGTGATAAATTGTGGCGGTGGGATGGTTGTTGCTCCTCCGAGGATGGTGGTTCCGATCAAGATAGTGTTTGTCATTTGAATAATCGTTTGGGGTACCTTTACTTTCAATATTTCGAGACATCGACACCTTACGGACGAGTTCCACTCATGGATAAG ATTAATGGATTATCTCGAAGTTACCCTGGTTTAATGTCGTTGAGGAGCATCGATCTTTCTCCGGCTAGTTGGATGGCAGTTTCTTG GTACCCGATTTATCATATTCCAATGGGAAGGACTATAAAGGACTTGTCCACATGCTTCCTCACGTATCATACTCTATCTTCTTCTTTCCAAG AAATCGATCCCGAGGATGATATCAAGCTAGCCGAAAagaatcaaaaggaaaaagaggGCAACATCTCTCTTCCGCCGTTTGGGTTAGCAACTTACAAGATGCAAGGGGACGTGTGGTTGTCCTCCTCCAGTTGTGGAGGAGGGGACCAAGAAAGGCTATTGTCACTTTTGAGTGTTGCCGATTCGTGGCTAAAGCAACTAAGCGTTCAACACCATGACTTCAACTATTTCTCGGGTATTCGACGTGGCTAA
- the LOC105787142 gene encoding uncharacterized protein LOC105787142, producing MAGSRSWIGGVLNRLSNKRSDKFLDYPLTPIQEQRLQKLQKRIQIPFDETRPDHQEALKELWHIAFPNVALKGLVSEQWKEMGWQGPNPSTDFRACGFISLENLLFYGRTYPASFRRVLLKQDGTRATWEYPFAVAGINISFMLIQMLDLYSEKPSNLPGFNFVKLLGEDEEAFDVLYCTAFEMVDAQWLAMRASYMEFNKVLQATSSQLERELCSDNVRRIQDLSAYSLLYQ from the exons ATGGCTGGATCACGATCGTGGATAGGAGGGGTTCTTAATCGGTTAAGCAATAAGCGTAGCGACAAGTTTCTCGACTACCCTTTGACACCTATTCAG GAACAAAGACTTCAAAAGCTTCAAAAACGAATACAAATACCTTTCGATGAGACTCGTCCTGATCATCAG GAAGCTCTCAAAGAATTGTGGCACATTGCATTTCCTAATGTTGCTCTAAAAGGATTGGTCTCGGAACAGTGGAAAGAAATGGGATGGCAAGGCCCTAATCCGTCCACTGATTTTCG GGCTTGTGGTTTTATCTCACTGGAAAACTTGCTGTTTTACGGCCGAACATATCCG GCATCTTTCCGTAGGGTTTTACTTAAACAAGACGGAACTCGAGCAACTTGGGAATACCCTTTCGCCGTTGCCGGCATCAATATATCTTTTATGTTGATTCAGATGTTGGATTTATATTCAG AAAAACCAAGTAATCTCCCCGGATTCAATTTCGTGAAACTATTAGGAG AAGACGAAGAAGCCTTCGATGTACTATATTGTACAGCTTTTGAAATGGTCGATGCGCAGTGGCTCGCGATGCGAGCTTCCTACATGGAATTCAAT AAGGTTTTACAAGCAACGAGCTCGCAGCTGGAGAGAGAACTGTGTTCGGATAATGTTCGCAGAATACAGGATTTATCGGCATACAGCTTGTTATACCAGTAG